A single Bos mutus isolate GX-2022 chromosome 25, NWIPB_WYAK_1.1, whole genome shotgun sequence DNA region contains:
- the NPTX2 gene encoding LOW QUALITY PROTEIN: neuronal pentraxin-2 (The sequence of the model RefSeq protein was modified relative to this genomic sequence to represent the inferred CDS: inserted 1 base in 1 codon), with translation MLALLAAGVVLAVAAGAQDGPAPSNRFVCTALPPEAARAGCPLPAMPMQGGALSPEEELRAAVLQLRETVVQQKETLGSQREAIRELTAKLARCEGLAGGKAPGRAASGKDTMGDLPRDPGHVVEQLSRSLQTLKDRLESLEHQLRANVSNAVLPGDFREVLQRRXGELERQLLRKVAELEDEKSLLHNETSAHRQKTESALNALLQRVTELERGNSAFKSPDAFKVSLPLRTNYLYGKIKKTLPELYAFTICLWLRSSASPGIGTPFSYAVPGQANEIVLIEWGNNPIELLINDKVAQLPLFVSDGKWHHICVTWTTRDGMWEAFQDGEKLGTGENLAPWHPIKPGGVLILGQEQDTVGGRFDATQAFVGELSQFNIWDRVLRAQEIINIANCSTNMPGNIIPWVDNNVDVFGGASKWPVETCEERLLDL, from the exons ATGCTGGCGCTACTGGCCGCCGGCGTGGTGCTCGCCGTGGCCGCCGGAGCCCAGGACGGCCCGGCGCCCAGCAACCGTTTCGTGTGCACGGCGTTGCCCCCGGAGGCGGCGCGCGCCGGCTGCCCGCTGCCCGCGATGCCCATGCAGGGGGGCGCGCTGAGCCCCGAGGAGGAGCTGCGGGCCGCGGTGCTGCAGCTGCGTGAGACCGTCGTACAGCAGAAAGAGACGCTGGGCTCGCAGCGCGAGGCCATCCGCGAGCTCACGGCCAAGCTGGCGCGCTGCGAGGGGCTGGCAGGGGGCAAGGCGCCGGGCCGGGCAGCCTCGGGCAAGGACACCATGGGCGATCTGCCGCGGGACCCCGGCCACGTCGTGGAGCAGCTCAGCCGCTCTCTGCAGACCCTCAAAGACCGCCTGGAGAGCCTGGAG CACCAGCTCCGAGCGAACGTGTCCAACGCGGTGCTGCCCGGCGACTTTCGGGAGGTGCTCCAGCGGC CTGGGGAGCTGGAGAGACAGCTGCTGCGCAAGGTGGCCGAGCTGGAGGACGAGAAGTCCCTGCTCCACAACGAGACCTCGGCTCACCGCCAGAAGACGGAGAGCGCCCTGAACGCGCTGCTGCAGAGGGTGACCGAGCTGGAGCGAG gcaACAGTGCTTTCAAGTCGCCGGATGCGTTCAAAGTGTCCCTGCCCCTCCGCACGAACTACCTGTACGGCAAGATCAAGAAGACGCTGCCTGAGCTGTATGCCTTCACCATCTGCCTGTGGTTGCGGTCCAGTGCCTCGCCGGGCATCGGCACCCCGTTCTCTTATGCCGTGCCCGGGCAGGCCAATGAGATCGTGCTGATTGAGTGGGGCAACAACCCCATCGAGCTGCTCATCAATGACAAG GTCGCCCAGCTGCCCCTGTTTGTCAGTGACGGCAAGTGGCACCACATCTGTGTCACCTGGACGACACGGGACGGCATGTGGGAGGCCTTCCAGGACGGGGAGAAGCTGGGCACCGGGGAGAACCTGGCCCCGTGGCACCCCATCAAGCCAGGCGGTGTGCTCATCCTCGGGCAGGAGCAG GACACAGTCGGCGGCAGGTTCGATGCCACGCAGGCATTTGTAGGGGAGCTCAGCCAGTTCAACATCTGGGACCGCGTCCTCCGTGCACAGGAGATCATCAACATCGCCAACTGCTCCACGAACATGCCGGGCAACATCATCCCCTGGGTGGACAACAACGTGGACGTGTTCGGAGGAGCTTCCAAGTGGCCGGTGGAGACCTGCGAGGAGCGTCTCCTTGACTTGTAG